Proteins encoded within one genomic window of Cyprinus carpio isolate SPL01 chromosome B22, ASM1834038v1, whole genome shotgun sequence:
- the b3gnt7 gene encoding UDP-GlcNAc:betaGal beta-1,3-N-acetylglucosaminyltransferase 7 — MMTARERWRVYKRISFMFFVAAVTLTVVHRGNIMSMQDFQSDGIERQARMELMAEGVKKDLISVKFWKSVQRVESTTEGARLTQQQSPTTWDVTDSNCSVNLNFSSLEWFTGLEDNFKQFLLYRHCRYFPIIMNHPEKCAGDVDLLMVIKSVITQYDRREVIRQTWGKEQVINGKRIKTLFLLGTSSKEEERANHQKLLEYEDYIYGDILQWDFMDSFFNLTLKEIHFLKWFSIYCGNTRYIFKGDDDVFVSVPNILEYLEVSKDLKDLFVGDVLFKAKPIRKKQNKYYIPQALYNKTLYPPYAGGGGFLMDGPLARKLYGACETLELYPIDDVFLGMCLEVLQVTPIRHNAFKTFGLVKNKTSRLNREPCFFKSLIVVHKLLPLDLIDMWKLVNSDLICSQKMDFL; from the exons AT GATGACCGCCAGAGAACGATGGCGAGTTTACAAGCGCATCAGCTTCATGTTCTTCGTGGCTGCAGTCACGCTTACTGTGGTCCACAGAGGAAACATCATGTCGATGCAAGACTTCCAGAGCGACGGAATCGAGAGACAGGCGCGGATGGAGCTCATGGCGGAAGGCGTCAAAAAAGACTTGATTAGCGTCAAATTCTGGAAGAGCGTTCAAAGAGTGGAGTCCACCACAGAAGGGGCGAGGTTGACCCAACAGCAAAGCCCCACGACGTGGGACGTCACCGACTCCAACTGCAGCGTCAACCTCAACTTCTCTTCCTTGGAGTGGTTCACGGGTCTGGAAGACAACTTCAAGCAATTCCTGCTCTACAGGCACTGCAGGTACTTCCCCATCATCATGAACCACCCAGAGAAGTGCGCCGGAGATGTAGACTTGCTGATGGTCATCAAGTCGGTAATAACACAGTACGATCGAAGAGAGGTCATACGACAAACTTGGGGCAAAGAACAAGTGATCAACGGGAAAAGAATCAAGACGCTTTTCCTTCTCGGAACGTCTTCCAAAGAGGAAGAACGGGCGAACCATCAGAAGCTTCTGGAATATGAGGATTACATCTACGGAGACATCCTGCAATGGGACTTCATGGACAGCTTCTTCAACCTGACGCTCAAGGAGATCCACTTCCTCAAATGGTTCTCCATCTACTGCGGAAACACCCGCTACATCTTCAAAGGCGACGACGACGTGTTCGTCAGCGTTCCCAACATCTTGGAGTATCTGGAAGTCAGCAAAGACTTGAAGGACCTTTTTGTCGGCGACGTTCTCTTCAAAGCCAAGCCCATTCGCAAAAAGCAGAACAAGTATTACATCCCACAAGCTTTGTATAATAAGACGCTCTACCCGCCGTACGCCGGCGGAGGCGGTTTCCTGATGGATGGACCTCTGGCTCGGAAACTCTACGGAGCTTGCGAAACTCTGGAACTCTATCCCATCGACGACGTGTTTCTTGGAATGTGTCTGGAGGTGCTTCAGGTGACCCCAATAAGGCACAACGCTTTCAAAACCTTTGGGCTGGTGAAGAATAAAACCAGTCGACTCAACAGGGAGCCGTGCTTCTTTAAGAGCCTGATAGTGGTACATAAACTGCTCCCGCTGGATTTGATAGACATGTGGAAACTGGTCAACAGTGACTTGATCTGTTCGCAGAAAATGGACTTCTTATAG